From Verrucomicrobiia bacterium, a single genomic window includes:
- the ccoN gene encoding cytochrome-c oxidase, cbb3-type subunit I, translating into MSVTAFEQAPAPLQPARRTPAGPIETFKYDNRIVRAFAIMTVVWGVIGMSAGLLGAVELIFPGANLNLQFITFGRLRPVHTNAVIFAFVGNGMFAGIYYSLQRLCKARMFSDMLSWLNFWGWNAIIVGAAITLPLGFTTSKEYAELEWPIDIAIAVVWVLFTVNLLGTILKRRERHMYVSIWFYIATALTVAVLHIVNSLEIPVTLWKSYSVYAGVQDALVQWWYGHNAVAFFLTTPYLGLMYYFLPKAANRPIFSYRLSIIHFWALIFIYIWAGPHHLLYTALPDWAQSLGMAFSVMLVAPSWGGMLNGLLTLRGAWDKVREDPMLKFMVVAVTAYGMATLEGPTLAIKSVNALSHYTDWTIAHVHTGTLGWNGFLTFSMLYWLFPRLYDTKLWSTKLANYHFWVALLGMMFYVVPMYVSGVTQGLMWKQFTTDGFLQYPNFLEVVQTILPMHRLRAVGGTLYLGGVFMMAFNLYRTAKSGQFVPEQEAQAPRLGKEAAAEAPHPWGHRWLEAKPMTFTALAVVAVLIGGMVEIIPMWLVKENVPTIASVKPYTPLELLGRDIYIREGCVGCHSQMIRPFRSETERYGEYSKAGEFVYDHPFLWGSKRTGPDLHRIGGKYPDAWHYNHLDDPRSTSPGSIMPRYPWLLSQSLDTTSLPARIRALRKIGVPYPAGYENRQAEKDLEAQAVQVVQNLKTGSVTAQTNREIIAVIAYLQRLGKDIKGAPASPTRVATANGARL; encoded by the coding sequence ATGAGTGTAACTGCCTTCGAGCAGGCTCCTGCTCCTCTCCAGCCGGCGCGCCGGACTCCAGCCGGCCCGATTGAAACGTTTAAGTACGACAACCGCATCGTGCGGGCCTTTGCCATCATGACGGTGGTGTGGGGCGTGATCGGGATGTCAGCCGGTTTATTGGGCGCCGTAGAACTGATTTTTCCCGGCGCAAATCTGAACCTGCAATTCATCACGTTTGGCCGGCTGCGCCCGGTGCATACCAACGCGGTCATCTTCGCTTTTGTTGGCAACGGGATGTTTGCGGGCATCTACTACTCGTTGCAGCGGCTGTGCAAGGCCCGCATGTTCAGCGACATGTTGAGCTGGCTGAATTTCTGGGGATGGAATGCCATTATCGTAGGCGCGGCCATCACGCTGCCGCTGGGTTTTACGACCAGCAAAGAATACGCCGAGCTGGAATGGCCCATTGATATCGCTATCGCGGTGGTCTGGGTGCTCTTCACGGTGAACCTGCTTGGAACGATCCTCAAGCGGCGCGAGCGGCACATGTATGTGTCCATCTGGTTTTACATCGCTACAGCGCTCACTGTGGCAGTGTTGCACATCGTCAACTCGCTCGAAATCCCCGTCACCCTGTGGAAAAGCTACTCGGTTTATGCCGGCGTGCAGGATGCCCTGGTTCAATGGTGGTATGGGCACAATGCCGTCGCGTTCTTTCTGACGACACCCTACCTGGGCCTGATGTATTACTTTTTGCCTAAGGCCGCCAATCGTCCGATCTTTTCGTATCGGCTTTCCATTATTCATTTTTGGGCGCTGATCTTCATTTATATCTGGGCCGGACCGCACCACCTGCTCTACACGGCGCTTCCAGACTGGGCGCAATCCCTTGGGATGGCGTTCTCGGTGATGCTGGTCGCACCGTCCTGGGGCGGCATGCTCAACGGTCTGCTGACGCTGCGAGGGGCCTGGGACAAGGTGCGCGAAGACCCGATGCTCAAGTTCATGGTCGTGGCGGTCACGGCCTACGGCATGGCTACCCTGGAAGGCCCCACCCTGGCCATCAAGAGTGTCAACGCCCTGTCGCATTATACCGACTGGACGATTGCTCACGTTCACACCGGAACGCTCGGTTGGAATGGGTTTTTAACTTTCAGCATGCTGTACTGGCTGTTTCCGCGTTTGTACGACACGAAACTCTGGTCCACCAAGCTGGCCAATTACCATTTCTGGGTCGCGCTATTGGGCATGATGTTTTACGTCGTGCCGATGTACGTCAGCGGGGTCACCCAGGGGCTGATGTGGAAACAGTTTACCACTGACGGGTTCCTTCAGTACCCGAATTTTCTGGAAGTGGTGCAAACCATCCTGCCGATGCATCGGCTGCGGGCGGTGGGCGGCACGCTCTACCTGGGTGGCGTTTTCATGATGGCTTTCAATCTCTATCGCACAGCCAAGAGCGGTCAGTTCGTCCCCGAACAGGAAGCGCAAGCCCCGCGTCTGGGCAAAGAAGCCGCCGCTGAGGCGCCGCACCCGTGGGGGCACCGCTGGCTGGAGGCCAAGCCGATGACTTTCACCGCTCTGGCGGTGGTGGCCGTGCTGATTGGCGGCATGGTCGAGATCATCCCTATGTGGCTTGTGAAGGAAAACGTCCCCACCATCGCTTCAGTGAAACCCTACACGCCACTCGAACTGCTCGGGCGCGACATTTATATTCGCGAGGGGTGCGTCGGCTGCCACTCACAAATGATCCGCCCCTTCCGGTCCGAAACAGAACGTTACGGCGAGTACTCCAAGGCGGGTGAGTTTGTCTATGACCACCCGTTCCTCTGGGGCTCGAAAAGGACCGGGCCGGACTTGCACCGTATAGGGGGCAAGTACCCGGATGCCTGGCATTACAACCATTTGGACGACCCGCGCTCGACTTCGCCCGGCTCGATTATGCCGCGTTACCCGTGGTTGCTAAGCCAGAGCCTCGATACGACGTCGTTACCGGCGCGTATTCGGGCGTTGCGCAAGATAGGCGTGCCTTACCCTGCCGGATACGAGAACCGCCAGGCGGAAAAGGACCTCGAGGCGCAGGCGGTCCAGGTCGTGCAGAATCTCAAAACCGGCTCGGTTACAGCTCAAACCAACAGGGAAATTATCGCCGTCATCGCTTACTTGCAGCGGTTGGGAAAAGACATCAAAGGAGCCCCGGCATCGCCCACCCGAGTCGCAACAGCAAATGGGGCGCGTCTATGA
- a CDS encoding cbb3-type cytochrome c oxidase subunit 3, with the protein MIENVMHKLGGVSAFGVISICIFFLFFTGMLVWSVFLKKSYLDSMCELPLEREPQSEPSDHPRANHE; encoded by the coding sequence ATGATTGAAAATGTAATGCATAAACTGGGCGGAGTGAGCGCTTTTGGCGTGATCTCGATCTGCATCTTCTTCTTGTTCTTTACCGGCATGCTCGTTTGGTCCGTCTTCCTTAAGAAGTCGTACCTCGATTCCATGTGCGAGCTGCCGCTGGAACGCGAGCCGCAAAGCGAACCCTCTGATCACCCTCGAGCCAATCATGAATGA
- a CDS encoding cbb3-type cytochrome c oxidase N-terminal domain-containing protein, with protein MNESKDPLLLDHDFDGIHELDNKLPRWWVYLFYGTILFAVLYLGYYHVYANIRPGKVKSSAEEYLAEMAIGNAIKSNAMASFEAGIAKLEPSKDPAVLADGKQTFLTLCAPCHRADAGGLVGPNLCDNYWIHGSNFSDNVTTIWNGVPAKGMVTWKNSLKPKQVFDVASYIYTLRGTHPVNPKPPENQAPVKTGPSEFE; from the coding sequence ATGAATGAATCAAAAGACCCTTTGTTATTGGACCACGACTTCGACGGAATTCACGAGCTGGATAATAAGCTGCCGCGCTGGTGGGTGTATCTCTTTTACGGCACCATCCTTTTCGCGGTCCTCTATCTGGGCTATTACCACGTTTATGCCAATATTCGCCCGGGGAAAGTCAAATCCAGCGCCGAAGAGTATTTGGCTGAAATGGCCATTGGGAACGCGATTAAGAGCAATGCCATGGCAAGTTTCGAGGCCGGCATCGCCAAACTCGAACCGTCCAAAGACCCGGCAGTCCTGGCTGATGGCAAGCAGACTTTCCTGACCCTCTGCGCCCCTTGCCACCGGGCTGACGCCGGCGGATTGGTCGGACCCAATTTATGCGACAACTATTGGATTCATGGCAGCAACTTCAGCGACAACGTCACGACGATTTGGAATGGCGTTCCGGCCAAGGGCATGGTCACTTGGAAGAACAGCCTCAAGCCTAAACAGGTCTTTGATGTGGCCAGCTACATCTACACCCTGCGGGGCACCCACCCCGTCAATCCCAAGCCGCCGGAGAATCAGGCACCGGTTAAGACGGGACCAAGCGAATTCGAGTAG
- the ccoG gene encoding cytochrome c oxidase accessory protein CcoG, with protein sequence MLGPTEPEFPSQPVVQEVNWTDFRDHLSTADKEGRRRWLYPRKARGRFFSARTFVSWLLLALMFAGPFLSIHGNPLLLLNIIERKFIILGEIFWPQDMFMFALALLIFITSILFFTAAYGRLWCGWACPQTVLMEMLFRKIEYLIEGDSHQQRALAKAPWTASKIARKGAKQAVFFALSFLIGNTLLAYIIGKDQLLKIITDNPARHAQGLTFMVLFTLVFYAIFARFREQACTFICPYGRFQSTLLDENTILVAYDYKRGEQRAPLRGRKSTEQRRAVGLGDCIACEQCVSVCPTGIDIRNGTQMECVQCTACIDACDQVMDRIGRARGLIRYASFNGIERGEKLRLSARLIGYTLVLLALGALLTFLVFTRSDVQTTFLRAQGALFQKMPDGHFSNLYTVRVVNKTSRPIPVEFKLVNLPGDLQVMGKAIVVPAEGHAETSVLVDLDPKVMRPGTTPLVVGVYAEGRRTETLHTAFIGPRDDTQTNPL encoded by the coding sequence ATGCTGGGGCCAACTGAACCTGAATTCCCCAGCCAGCCGGTCGTCCAGGAGGTCAACTGGACCGATTTCCGCGACCACCTCTCGACGGCGGACAAAGAAGGGCGACGCCGATGGCTGTACCCGCGCAAGGCGCGCGGCCGCTTTTTCAGCGCGCGCACCTTCGTGAGTTGGTTGCTTCTGGCGCTGATGTTTGCCGGGCCTTTCCTCAGCATTCATGGCAACCCGCTGTTGTTATTGAACATCATCGAGAGAAAATTCATTATTCTGGGTGAAATCTTTTGGCCGCAGGACATGTTCATGTTCGCGCTTGCCCTGCTGATCTTTATCACGAGCATTCTTTTTTTCACGGCCGCGTACGGGCGGCTTTGGTGCGGCTGGGCTTGCCCGCAAACGGTGCTGATGGAAATGTTGTTTCGCAAAATCGAGTACCTTATCGAAGGCGATTCTCACCAGCAACGTGCTCTCGCAAAGGCGCCATGGACTGCCTCCAAAATCGCCCGAAAAGGCGCCAAGCAGGCGGTCTTCTTTGCGTTGTCGTTCCTGATTGGCAATACCCTTCTGGCTTACATCATCGGCAAAGACCAGTTATTAAAAATCATCACCGACAATCCCGCCCGCCATGCGCAAGGCCTCACGTTCATGGTCCTGTTCACGCTGGTCTTCTACGCTATCTTTGCCCGCTTCCGCGAGCAGGCCTGCACATTTATTTGTCCCTATGGCCGCTTCCAATCGACGTTGCTGGACGAAAACACAATCCTGGTCGCCTACGATTATAAGCGGGGCGAACAGCGTGCCCCCTTGCGCGGCAGGAAAAGCACCGAACAACGCCGCGCTGTAGGCCTGGGCGACTGCATCGCCTGCGAGCAATGCGTCTCGGTATGCCCCACCGGCATTGACATCCGAAATGGGACGCAAATGGAATGCGTCCAATGCACCGCCTGCATTGATGCCTGCGATCAGGTCATGGACCGGATTGGCCGAGCCCGCGGCCTCATTCGGTATGCCTCGTTCAACGGCATCGAACGCGGCGAAAAACTCAGGCTAAGCGCGCGACTGATAGGATATACGTTGGTTTTGCTGGCTTTGGGCGCTTTGTTGACCTTTCTCGTTTTTACCCGATCCGATGTGCAAACTACTTTCCTGCGCGCCCAGGGCGCCTTGTTCCAGAAAATGCCCGATGGCCATTTCAGCAATCTCTACACGGTTCGCGTGGTCAACAAGACCTCGCGCCCGATACCGGTCGAGTTCAAGCTGGTAAACCTCCCCGGGGACCTCCAAGTGATGGGCAAGGCCATCGTCGTCCCTGCGGAGGGGCACGCCGAGACCTC